The DNA segment GTAGCCGGCCGCGCTTCCCTGCACGTTCTCCCTCACCACCGAGACGCCAAAGTCGTCCCATATCGCTTCCAGCGTGGGGCGCTCACCATAGAGGCCCAGGAAGGTGGGATCGAAGACGGAGAGGCGGTTCTTGAGGGCGGCGGGCGTATCGCGCTCCGGGTCCACGGTGATCATCAGGAAGGTGATCTCGTCCGCCCGGTCACCCAGTGCGCGCTTGACCTTGAGCATATCGGCGAGGCTCATGGGGCACACGTCGGGGCAGTAGGTGTAGCCGAAGTAGATCATTGCGAGTGGCCGGTCGGAGGCGCCCAGTCGGAACTGATCACCGTTGTGATCGGTGAGCTCAAA comes from the SAR202 cluster bacterium genome and includes:
- a CDS encoding SCO family protein, coding for MIYFGYTYCPDVCPMSLADMLKVKRALGDRADEITFLMITVDPERDTPAALKNRLSVFDPTFLGLYGERPTLEAIWDDFGVSVVRENVQGSAAGYLIAHSAFLYLVGRDGELHVQFPFGALPEDMVKDINRVLDEGVN